One genomic region from Terriglobales bacterium encodes:
- a CDS encoding TIM-barrel domain-containing protein, with protein sequence MMARVWRCAIIVLLFSVFAAAQRDDPVPDPRAIVISGHARFTVLTPRLIRMEWSEDGKFEDHASLVFINRRLPVPDFKAATAGDSLNIKTNQLSLRYRSKDGRFSADDLEISFHLNGQQVTWRPGIEDKGNLQGTIRTLDGVKGSTNLGSGLVSRDGWVVIDDTGRPLFDDSDWPWAIARKAAPHQDWYFFGYGHDYKAALGDYVKVAGRIPLPPRFAFGAWWSRYWAYTDQEFKELVSQFREHDVPLDVLVIDMDWHPTFGVRWWENKKDSSDHVLGWTGYTWNPLYFPDPGEFLKWVHEQGLKSTLNMHPASGVQPFERQYPEMARAMGIDPATKQYVPFDIANKRFATSYMDILHHPLERLGIDFFWLDWQQEPDTSLPGLNNTWWLNYVHFTDMEREGKRPLLFHRWGGLGNHRYQIGFSGDTISVWDSLAFQPYFTATAANVGYGYWSHDIGGHMPGEVSPELYTRWIQFGVFSPILRTHTTKNPGSERRIWAYPEPYAEIMRDSYLLRYALIPYIYTAARQAYDTGISLLRPMYYDWPESPEAYEFKDEYMFGDDMLVAPITSPMAAATDLATKSVWLPPGTWIEWFTGAVLRGPAKVERSFGLDEIPVYAKAGAIIPTQPKMLHTGEKPIDPLILTAFPAAHGASRLYEDGGNTLGYKHNEFASTLIQQVRDKNTMTLEILPAEGSYPGMPGERGYEIRLPLTWPPAEVTFDAHPVPFSRDGAVPGWRYDGEHLSTILSLPAQTVTRKASIKLKFPPQLMARQQLLEGAAGKIARLKRAMAMAENSWPNGWAPDIMLDTAQTGNRISLHPENALQELERLDSNLPEVIAQLEKLAEELSKMPDNGEGYGFGPQDQVAAVRKAIAHLATH encoded by the coding sequence ATGATGGCTCGAGTCTGGCGCTGCGCCATAATCGTCCTGCTGTTCTCGGTCTTTGCTGCGGCACAACGAGACGATCCCGTCCCCGATCCGAGAGCCATCGTTATTTCGGGTCATGCGCGCTTTACGGTGCTGACGCCACGACTGATTCGCATGGAGTGGTCTGAAGACGGCAAGTTCGAGGATCATGCTTCGCTGGTGTTCATCAACCGGCGCCTTCCTGTGCCCGATTTCAAGGCCGCAACCGCCGGCGACTCGCTAAACATCAAAACGAACCAGCTCTCACTCCGCTACCGCAGCAAGGACGGGCGCTTCTCCGCCGACGATCTGGAAATCAGTTTTCATCTGAACGGGCAACAGGTCACGTGGCGGCCGGGAATAGAAGACAAGGGTAATCTCCAGGGCACGATTCGGACTCTCGACGGTGTGAAGGGATCGACAAACCTCGGCTCCGGCCTGGTCTCGCGTGATGGCTGGGTCGTGATTGACGATACCGGCCGCCCGCTGTTCGACGACTCGGATTGGCCGTGGGCGATAGCCCGCAAAGCAGCACCGCACCAGGACTGGTATTTCTTCGGCTATGGCCACGACTATAAAGCGGCGCTCGGCGATTACGTGAAGGTGGCCGGGCGTATCCCTTTACCGCCGCGCTTCGCGTTTGGCGCCTGGTGGTCGCGCTATTGGGCGTACACGGATCAGGAATTCAAGGAACTGGTAAGCCAATTTCGCGAGCACGATGTCCCGCTCGATGTCCTCGTTATCGATATGGACTGGCACCCAACGTTTGGCGTGCGCTGGTGGGAGAACAAGAAAGATTCGTCAGATCACGTCCTCGGTTGGACTGGATACACGTGGAATCCGCTGTACTTCCCCGATCCCGGCGAATTCCTGAAGTGGGTGCACGAACAGGGCCTGAAGAGCACGCTGAACATGCACCCGGCCTCCGGTGTTCAACCGTTCGAGCGGCAATATCCCGAGATGGCACGTGCCATGGGCATTGATCCTGCAACGAAACAATACGTGCCGTTCGACATCGCAAACAAAAGATTTGCAACCAGCTACATGGACATCCTGCATCATCCGCTGGAGCGACTGGGAATCGATTTCTTCTGGCTTGATTGGCAGCAGGAACCGGATACTTCCCTTCCCGGGCTAAACAACACGTGGTGGCTGAACTATGTGCACTTCACCGACATGGAGCGCGAAGGCAAACGTCCTTTGCTGTTTCATCGTTGGGGCGGGTTGGGCAATCACCGCTACCAGATCGGTTTTTCCGGAGACACGATCTCGGTGTGGGACTCGCTAGCCTTCCAACCGTACTTTACTGCGACGGCGGCGAACGTCGGCTACGGTTACTGGAGTCACGATATCGGCGGCCACATGCCGGGAGAGGTCTCGCCGGAGCTTTACACGCGCTGGATCCAGTTCGGCGTCTTCAGTCCGATCCTGCGTACGCATACCACCAAGAACCCTGGCTCGGAGCGTCGAATCTGGGCTTATCCCGAACCGTACGCCGAGATCATGCGCGATTCTTATCTCTTACGTTACGCGCTGATTCCCTATATCTACACTGCGGCGCGCCAGGCTTATGACACCGGAATCTCGCTGCTTCGGCCCATGTACTACGACTGGCCGGAGTCGCCTGAGGCCTACGAGTTTAAGGACGAATATATGTTTGGCGACGACATGCTGGTCGCGCCGATCACGTCACCGATGGCCGCCGCCACTGATCTGGCGACAAAATCCGTTTGGCTGCCGCCCGGCACCTGGATCGAGTGGTTCACCGGAGCGGTGCTGAGAGGACCCGCAAAAGTGGAACGCAGTTTCGGACTTGATGAAATTCCCGTGTATGCGAAAGCGGGAGCCATCATCCCCACCCAGCCAAAAATGCTGCACACCGGCGAAAAACCAATTGATCCCTTGATCCTCACCGCTTTCCCGGCGGCTCATGGCGCAAGCCGCCTGTACGAAGATGGCGGTAACACACTTGGATACAAGCACAACGAATTTGCCAGCACCCTCATTCAACAAGTCCGTGACAAGAACACGATGACGCTGGAGATTCTTCCTGCGGAAGGGAGCTATCCCGGGATGCCTGGCGAGCGAGGGTACGAGATCCGACTGCCGCTTACGTGGCCTCCGGCAGAAGTGACCTTCGATGCCCACCCGGTGCCGTTTTCTCGCGACGGCGCAGTCCCCGGCTGGCGCTACGACGGAGAACATCTCAGCACTATCCTCTCGCTCCCCGCTCAAACTGTGACGCGGAAGGCCAGCATCAAGCTGAAGTTCCCTCCACAGCTGATGGCAAGACAACAATTGTTGGAGGGCGCTGCCGGAAAAATCGCGCGCTTGAAGCGGGCCATGGCAATGGCGGAAAACTCATGGCCCAACGGCTGGGCGCCCGACATCATGCTCGACACCGCACAGACCGGCAACCGCATCAGCCTGCATCCGGAAAATGCGTTGCAAGAACTCGAGCGTCTCGACAGCAACCTGCCGGAAGTTATCGCCCAACTGGAGAAGCTGGCGGAGGAATTGTCGAAGATGCCGGACAACGGCGAAGGTTACGGCTTTGGTCCGCAAGATCAAGTCGCCGCCGTCCGCAAGGCCATCGCGCATCTTGCAACACACTGA
- a CDS encoding nitrilase-related carbon-nitrogen hydrolase, whose translation MANTFKVAVVQAAPVAFDRDRTIQKVRALASDAARLGARLVLFPEAFVSAYPRGLDFGAVVGARTDAGREDFRRYWESSVDVPGPAADQLGRAARANDIYLVVGVVERAGGTLYCSVLFFAPDGSLLGKHRKIMPTGSERLVWGFGDGSTMPVFDTPLGKLGAVICWENYLPLMRAAMYAKGIEIYCAPTADARDSWIASMRHIAVEGRCFVLSCNQFNRRRDFPPDYSSSFGADPEAIVCRGGSCIVDPFGNFLAGPNVEGEAILSAEIDRAQIVRGKFDLDVVGHYARPDIFQLHVDEAAKRPVSMYGADATGAKKPAAEGELRRPRSKESVSTPTARSSKRMGRPRSRKAEAKNL comes from the coding sequence ATGGCCAATACATTCAAGGTCGCTGTCGTCCAGGCCGCTCCGGTGGCGTTCGACCGCGACCGAACGATCCAGAAGGTCCGTGCGCTTGCCAGCGACGCAGCCCGATTGGGCGCGCGGTTGGTGCTCTTTCCCGAAGCGTTTGTTTCTGCTTATCCGCGAGGGTTGGATTTCGGCGCGGTGGTTGGCGCGCGCACGGATGCGGGCCGGGAAGACTTTCGCCGGTACTGGGAGAGCAGCGTGGACGTGCCCGGCCCAGCCGCGGACCAGCTCGGCAGGGCGGCACGCGCGAATGACATCTACCTGGTGGTGGGCGTGGTCGAACGCGCGGGTGGAACGCTGTACTGCTCGGTATTGTTTTTCGCGCCGGACGGCAGCCTGCTCGGCAAGCACCGCAAAATCATGCCGACCGGTTCCGAGCGCCTGGTGTGGGGCTTCGGTGATGGTTCCACTATGCCCGTGTTCGACACGCCGCTGGGGAAACTGGGGGCGGTAATCTGCTGGGAGAATTATCTGCCGTTAATGCGCGCGGCGATGTACGCCAAAGGGATCGAAATCTATTGCGCTCCCACGGCCGACGCTCGCGACTCCTGGATAGCGTCGATGCGCCATATCGCGGTTGAAGGACGCTGCTTCGTGCTTTCCTGCAACCAGTTCAACCGCCGGCGCGATTTTCCGCCGGATTATAGCTCCTCGTTCGGAGCAGATCCGGAGGCGATCGTTTGTCGCGGCGGAAGTTGCATTGTTGACCCCTTCGGCAATTTTCTTGCCGGGCCGAACGTGGAGGGCGAGGCGATATTGTCGGCTGAGATTGACCGCGCGCAGATCGTTCGCGGCAAATTCGACCTCGATGTCGTGGGACACTACGCGCGGCCGGACATTTTTCAGCTCCACGTTGATGAAGCAGCCAAACGACCCGTCAGCATGTACGGGGCTGACGCGACCGGCGCGAAAAAGCCGGCGGCTGAAGGCGAGCTTCGGCGGCCCCGGTCAAAGGAATCGGTGTCGACGCCAACGGCGCGAAGCAGCAAGAGAATGGGCCGACCAAGGTCCAGGAAAGCCGAAGCAAAAAATCTGTAG
- a CDS encoding c-type cytochrome has product MPRLIRHLRQISVVIALLFITVHAFGQDRVHDYFDQNCSSCHSIGGGVLAGPDLKNVTKRADRHWLVEFIRDPDAKISAKDKYALQLVQEAQGITMPGFADINNEFGEQVLQYIDQQSSGGALAAAPPAGLGDANRGRTIFVGARPLRNGGTACMACHRAASVASGGGRLGPELTLVHRKLGGDRGMPPWLSNPPTQVMATVYRSRPLTAAEVADLTSFFRETSEASRQLSNAPLHRVQMFGLGGSLVLFVVAGVCWRGRIRSVRRAVLGQRGAR; this is encoded by the coding sequence ATGCCCCGGCTGATTCGTCACCTCCGCCAAATTTCAGTTGTAATCGCGTTGCTCTTCATCACAGTCCACGCTTTTGGACAGGACAGGGTCCACGACTATTTCGATCAGAACTGCTCATCCTGCCACTCCATTGGAGGCGGCGTGCTTGCCGGTCCTGACCTGAAGAATGTCACGAAGCGCGCCGACAGGCACTGGCTGGTTGAGTTCATTCGCGATCCCGACGCAAAGATTTCCGCCAAAGACAAATATGCACTGCAGCTGGTGCAGGAGGCGCAGGGTATCACGATGCCCGGTTTCGCCGACATCAACAACGAATTCGGAGAGCAAGTCTTGCAGTATATCGACCAGCAGTCTTCCGGCGGCGCTCTTGCGGCGGCACCTCCGGCCGGGCTTGGTGATGCCAATCGCGGCCGTACCATTTTCGTCGGCGCAAGACCCTTGCGCAATGGCGGCACGGCCTGCATGGCGTGTCACCGCGCGGCGAGCGTGGCGTCGGGCGGCGGACGGCTCGGGCCTGAGCTGACGCTCGTGCATCGCAAGCTCGGTGGTGACCGTGGCATGCCGCCGTGGTTGAGCAATCCGCCAACCCAGGTGATGGCGACCGTATACCGTTCGCGCCCCCTGACCGCGGCAGAAGTTGCAGACCTGACCAGCTTCTTCCGCGAGACGTCGGAAGCATCGCGACAACTATCGAATGCACCGCTCCACCGGGTCCAGATGTTCGGCCTAGGTGGTTCGCTGGTCCTCTTTGTTGTGGCGGGAGTGTGCTGGCGCGGGCGTATACGCAGTGTGCGCCGGGCCGTGCTCGGCCAGCGAGGTGCACGATGA